In Raphanus sativus cultivar WK10039 chromosome 5, ASM80110v3, whole genome shotgun sequence, the following proteins share a genomic window:
- the LOC108860289 gene encoding uncharacterized protein LOC108860289, with protein MGNCQTINAAALVLQHPGGKIDRYYNSISVNEIMSMYPGHYVCLIIPLTEEEEKNVPTTVKRDDKKHKKGVRFTRVHLLRPKESLVLGHAYRLITSQEVMKVLREKKCAKTKKHHTEAMTTVKKLLEKNVPEKKQGKQSSASFLKSKTWKPSLQSISEATS; from the exons ATGGGAAATTGTCAGACGATAAACGCGGCGGCGCTGGTTCTACAGCATCCCGGCGGCAAAATAGACAGGTACTATAACTCTATCTCCGTCAACGAGATCATGAGTATGTATCCTGGCCACTACGTGTGTCTCATCATTCCTTTgacggaagaggaagagaagaacgTTCCAACGACTGTGAAGAGAGACGATAAGAAACACAAGAAGGGCGTGAGGTTTACACGTGTTCATCTTCTCAGGCCTAAGGAGAGTCTCGTGCTTGGTCATGCTTACCGTCTCATTACTTCCCAAG AAGTGATGAAGGTCTTAAGGGAGAAGAAATGCGCGAAGACGAAGAAGCACCACACCGAGGCGATGACTACGGTGAAGAAGTTGTTGGAGAAGAATGTTCCG GAGAAGAAACAGGGGAAGCAGAGTTCAGCTTCTTTCTTAAAGTCTAAAACATGGAAGCCCTCTCTTCAGAGCATCTCTGAAGCTACAAGCTGA